The following coding sequences lie in one Salvelinus fontinalis isolate EN_2023a chromosome 21, ASM2944872v1, whole genome shotgun sequence genomic window:
- the LOC129818834 gene encoding MORN repeat-containing protein 5-like, producing MEFTGSSYTGAFKNGRMEGEGEYKFPTETRYVGEMKNGMFHGKGVLNFPNGSKYEGTWEKGISKQGKYTFSDGLEYQEKDWAFCDGYDRQFYTERCNGLKPAGESQLTDLDSLRVIPDGCYDCGDGFYDPNARVVTDYEHHFLRNADDYEHEWIVSTCRKSWDEIVGHSPEN from the exons atggagttcACAGGTAGCAGTTACACTGGAGCCTTCAAGAATGGCAG gatggagggagaaggagagtatAAATTCCCCACAGAGACAAGATATGTTGGGGAGATGAAGAATGGCATGTTCCATGGAAAAGGTGTACTCAATTTCCCAAATGGAAGCAAATATGAAGGAACTTGGGAGAAAGGAATAtccaaacag GGTAAGTATACTTTCTCTGATGGACTGGAGTACCAAGAGAAGGACTGGGCGTTTTGTGATGGCTATGACAGACAGTTCTACACTGAGAGGTGCAATGGACTCAAACCTGCAG GGGAGTCTCAGCTGACAGACCTAGACTCATTGCGTGTCATCCCAGATGGCTGCTATGACTGTGGGGATGGATTCTACGACCCCAACGCCAGGGTCGTCACTGACTATGAGCATCACTTTCTCAGAAACGCAG ATGACTATGAACACGAGTGGATTGTGTCCACTTGTCGGAAGAGCTGGGACGAGATCGTTGGACATTCACCTGAAAACTAG